One part of the Oryzias melastigma strain HK-1 linkage group LG21, ASM292280v2, whole genome shotgun sequence genome encodes these proteins:
- the LOC112137950 gene encoding olfactory receptor 6N2-like, producing the protein MNVTYISLEGHVEIEKYRYFYFFMMLTVYILIVCSNCTIVSLIVIHKNLHEPMYIFIAALLINSVLFSTNIYPKLLADFLSKEQIISYEACLLQILIFYSSSCSEFLLLAAMSYDRYVSICKPLQYAILMKKTIVFILLGLAWIVPVCHLIVPVIGNAKSELCSFTLKGIFCNNSINYLFCAGSKALLTFGLVTLFNIAILPMLFIIFTYAKILIVAYKSCREVRRKAAQTCLPHLLVLINYSCLLTYDMIIIRLESNFSKTARFIMTLQMIMYNPLCNPIIYGLKMTEIYKHVKNLFYKVRHDC; encoded by the coding sequence ATGAATGTAACATACATAAGTCTTGAGGGTCATGTGGAGATAGAAAAGTACAGgtatttctatttctttatgatgttaactgtttatattttgattgtCTGCAGCAATTGTACGATAGTTTCTCTGATTGTGATTCACAAGAACCTTCATGAGcctatgtacatttttattgcagCACTGTTGATCAACTCTGTTCTTTTCAGCACAAACATCTACCCCAAACTCTTGGCAGACTTTTTATCTAAAGAACAGATCATCTCTTATGAAGCCTGTCTCCTTCAGATTCTAATTTTTTACTCATCCAGTTGTTCAGAATTCTTACTGCTGGCAGCCATGTCTTATGACAGATATGTATCCATATGTAAACCTCTGCAATATGCTAttcttatgaaaaaaacaattgtctttattttactgGGATTGGCCTGGATTGTACCCGTTTGTCACCTTATTGTGCCAGTTATTGGAAATGCAAAGTCAGAGCTTTGCAGCTTTACATTAAAAGGCATTTTCTGCAACAATTCCATCAATTACCTTTTCTGTGCAGGTTCTAAAGCCCTGTTAACCTTTGGTTTAGTTACTCTGTTCAACATTGCTATTCTTCCCATGCTGTTCATCATTTTCACATATGCAAAGATCCTCATAGTGGCTTATAAAAGTTGTAGAGAAGTTaggagaaaagctgctcaaACCTGTTTACCTCACCTGCTGGTTTTAATCAACTATTCCTGCTTGCTTACATATGACATGATTATAATAAGGCTGGAGTCAAATTTTTCAAAGACCGCTCGCTTTATAATGACACTACAGATGATCATGTATAATCCTCTTTGCAATCCAATCATTTATGGactgaaaatgacagaaatttaTAAACATGTGAAGAATTTGTTCTATAAAGTTAGACATGACTGCTGA